One Tunturibacter gelidoferens genomic region harbors:
- the fusA gene encoding elongation factor G, giving the protein MARTTPLNRCRNIGIMAHIDAGKTTTTERILFYTGITHRIGEVHEGTATMDWMEQEQERGITITSAATTCTWKNIRINIIDTPGHVDFTAEVERSLRVLDGAVACFDAVAGVQPQSETVWRQADKYKVPRICFINKMDKAGADAVYATSTIVDRLGARAVPINIQIGAEAKFLGVVDLVTMKAIYWHDETMGAEYSVEEIPADLLEKAKAARASLIEAVSDSDDEIMHLYLEGQEPSEAQLKAGIRKATIAMNIFPVLCGSSFKNKGVQTLLDAVVDYLPSPLDIPPMIGHNPDNMEEEVIRKADDAEPFSALGFKIMTDPFVGQLIFIRVYSGQLKTGDSVLNPRTGKTERIGRLLKMHANKREEITEILAGDICAAVGLKNLVTGDTICTDKHPIVLESIDFPAPVIEVAVEPKTKADQEKMGMALAKLAQEDPTFRVRTDIDSGQTIIAGMGELHLEIIVDRMMREYKVEANVGKPQVNYRETIRANSDAEGKYIRQTGGSGNYGHCKIRISPNEPGKGYEFTNDTKGGAIPKEYVKPIDQGIQDAMQRGILAGYEMVDVKVSLYDGSYHDVDSNEMAFKIAGSMAFKEAARKAKPVLLEPVMSVEVTVPEEYMGTIIGDLNSRRGRIEGMEMVGGTQAIKATVPLSTMFGYATHMRSSTQGRANYSMQFKQYEEAPRSVSEEIIAKVQGKEANAK; this is encoded by the coding sequence GTGGCACGCACTACACCTCTGAATCGTTGCCGGAACATCGGAATCATGGCGCACATCGACGCCGGCAAGACGACGACGACCGAGCGCATTCTCTTCTATACGGGCATCACGCACCGTATCGGAGAAGTGCACGAGGGAACTGCGACCATGGACTGGATGGAGCAGGAGCAGGAGCGCGGCATTACGATTACCTCCGCTGCGACGACCTGCACCTGGAAGAATATCCGGATCAACATCATCGACACCCCGGGCCACGTGGACTTCACGGCTGAGGTGGAGCGTTCGCTGCGCGTCCTTGACGGTGCGGTCGCCTGCTTTGACGCGGTTGCCGGTGTGCAGCCACAGTCTGAGACTGTGTGGCGTCAGGCTGACAAGTACAAGGTTCCCCGGATCTGCTTCATCAACAAGATGGACAAGGCCGGCGCGGACGCCGTCTATGCGACCTCGACGATTGTTGATCGTTTGGGCGCGCGCGCAGTGCCGATCAATATTCAGATTGGTGCCGAGGCGAAGTTTCTTGGTGTCGTCGATCTCGTTACGATGAAGGCTATTTACTGGCACGATGAGACCATGGGCGCCGAGTATTCGGTGGAAGAGATTCCCGCCGATCTGCTCGAGAAGGCTAAGGCTGCACGAGCTTCGCTGATCGAAGCTGTCTCTGATTCTGACGACGAGATCATGCATCTCTATCTTGAGGGGCAGGAGCCCAGCGAGGCTCAGCTCAAGGCCGGCATTCGTAAGGCGACCATCGCGATGAACATCTTTCCGGTGCTCTGCGGTTCGTCCTTCAAGAACAAGGGTGTTCAGACGCTGCTTGATGCAGTTGTCGACTACCTGCCCAGCCCGCTCGATATTCCTCCCATGATCGGCCACAACCCCGACAACATGGAAGAAGAGGTTATCCGCAAGGCTGATGATGCCGAGCCGTTTTCGGCACTTGGCTTCAAGATCATGACGGATCCGTTTGTTGGTCAGCTCATCTTCATCCGTGTCTACTCGGGTCAGTTGAAGACTGGCGACTCGGTGCTGAATCCGCGTACTGGCAAGACGGAGCGTATTGGCCGCCTGCTGAAGATGCACGCCAACAAGCGTGAAGAGATTACCGAGATCCTCGCAGGCGATATCTGCGCTGCGGTTGGTCTGAAGAATCTCGTCACGGGCGATACCATCTGCACGGACAAGCATCCTATTGTGCTTGAGTCGATCGACTTCCCGGCGCCGGTTATCGAGGTGGCTGTAGAGCCGAAGACCAAGGCCGACCAGGAGAAGATGGGTATGGCTCTTGCCAAGCTGGCGCAGGAAGATCCTACCTTCCGCGTTCGCACCGATATTGACTCGGGCCAGACCATCATCGCCGGCATGGGCGAGTTGCACCTTGAGATCATCGTCGACCGCATGATGCGTGAGTACAAGGTCGAAGCCAACGTTGGTAAGCCCCAGGTGAACTACCGCGAGACCATCCGTGCGAACTCCGATGCTGAAGGTAAGTACATCCGTCAGACCGGCGGTTCGGGTAACTACGGTCATTGCAAGATCCGTATCTCGCCCAACGAGCCGGGTAAGGGTTATGAGTTCACCAACGATACGAAGGGTGGCGCTATTCCGAAGGAGTACGTCAAGCCGATCGATCAGGGAATTCAGGACGCGATGCAGCGTGGCATTCTGGCTGGCTACGAGATGGTGGACGTCAAGGTTTCTCTCTACGACGGCAGCTATCACGATGTCGACTCGAACGAAATGGCGTTCAAGATCGCCGGATCGATGGCCTTCAAGGAAGCTGCCCGCAAGGCCAAGCCAGTCCTGCTGGAGCCGGTGATGTCTGTCGAAGTGACTGTTCCTGAGGAGTACATGGGCACGATCATCGGCGATCTCAATAGCCGTCGCGGTCGTATCGAAGGTATGGAGATGGTCGGTGGCACGCAGGCGATCAAGGCCACGGTTCCGCTGAGCACGATGTTTGGTTATGCCACTCACATGCGGTCATCCACGCAGGGTCGCGCGAACTACTCGATGCAGTTCAAGCAGTACGAAGAAGCGCCTCGCTCGGTCTCGGAAGAGATCATTGCCAAGGTGCAGGGCAAAGAAGCAAACGCAAAGTAA
- the rpsG gene encoding 30S ribosomal protein S7 — protein MPRKGYIAKREVAADPVYNSTLVTKFVNSMMWGGKKSTAQGIFYTAMTNLEQKGGDEALKLFKKAIENCKPLLEVKSRRVGGANYQVPIEVLPERRTSLAIRWLVTYGRARGEKGMVEKLTAELLDAANGRGAAMKKKEDVHRMAEANKAFAHYRW, from the coding sequence ATGCCGAGAAAAGGTTACATCGCTAAGCGTGAAGTTGCTGCAGACCCGGTCTATAACTCGACCCTGGTCACGAAGTTTGTCAACTCGATGATGTGGGGTGGCAAGAAGTCAACCGCGCAGGGCATCTTCTACACCGCCATGACCAACCTTGAGCAGAAGGGTGGCGACGAAGCCCTCAAGCTGTTCAAGAAGGCGATCGAGAACTGCAAGCCGCTTCTCGAGGTCAAGAGCCGCCGTGTTGGTGGTGCGAACTACCAGGTTCCGATCGAAGTTCTGCCGGAGCGTCGTACTTCGCTCGCGATCCGCTGGCTGGTGACTTACGGTCGGGCACGCGGCGAGAAGGGCATGGTTGAGAAGCTGACTGCTGAGCTGCTCGATGCGGCTAACGGCCGTGGCGCCGCAATGAAGAAGAAGGAAGACGTTCACCGTATGGCCGAAGCCAATAAGGCTTTCGCACACTACCGCTGGTAA
- the rpsL gene encoding 30S ribosomal protein S12 encodes MPTFHQLVKQGRTPTRYKTASPALQGSPQRRGVCTRVYTQTPKKPNSALRKVARVRLTNGIEVTTYIPGIGHNLQEHSIVLIRGGRVKDLPGVRYHVVRGTLDSVGVANRKQSRSKYGAKRPKAAAAK; translated from the coding sequence GTGCCTACGTTCCATCAGCTCGTCAAGCAGGGCCGCACGCCCACTCGTTATAAGACCGCCAGCCCCGCGCTTCAGGGTTCGCCCCAGCGCCGTGGCGTCTGCACCCGCGTTTACACCCAGACCCCGAAGAAGCCGAATTCGGCTCTCCGCAAGGTTGCGCGTGTTCGCCTCACCAACGGTATTGAGGTTACGACCTATATCCCGGGCATCGGTCACAATCTGCAGGAGCACTCGATTGTGCTGATCCGCGGCGGCCGTGTAAAGGATCTGCCGGGCGTTCGGTACCACGTGGTTCGCGGCACGCTCGACTCGGTCGGCGTGGCCAACCGGAAGCAAAGCCGCTCGAAGTACGGCGCGAAACGTCCGAAGGCTGCTGCCGCGAAGTAG
- a CDS encoding S9 family peptidase, whose translation MALVDLRRCSLSFGFIAFTVLSTFGTTIAARAEADKTSSIPKDPRIGSLIETLGQTKNPTSVAISPDGTTVAWSVRTHEGSQIQLSDVANPDAAKEKIVTTGSGATNCSSSDPKWSPDGEALAFISDCTAKTDQPGQEQVFLWSKTSGESKQLTHLKGGLDSLAWSPDGKSIAFLFVENATRSAGALAAMKPWSGVIGEDSLEIQGVYGVDISAGKGAWLIPATPDQHTYEFAWSPDSKQIAFVAASALGENNWWVAKLFATKVDQILHGEAAGSKSANACVYIENRCYYQARMVLDPRSVSGPLHNLQIAVPRWSPNGTQIAFIGGIMSDQGSTGGDLYLIPSAGGEPKDLTPGRAASIAYFGWAGPELIALAEHVGGNSHLTALDLATGRDIPQASVTFPETIGAGGLAMSVSLSHEHTIALIRSSFDRAPEVWAGSLHDLKQITHLNDGLKPSWGKTENIEWTNDGFKVQGWLLYPANYDPTKKYPLLVSVHGGPSAAVTPRWPGVGYGGVPFSALGYFVFMPNPRGSYGQGEKFTQANIKDFGYGDLHDILAGMDVLEKRFPIDKNREGLTGWSYGGFMTMFGVTQTTRFKAAVAGAGISDWKSYYGENSIDQWMVPFFGKTVYDDADVYAKSSAIEYIKKVKTPTLVVVGDRDGECPAPQSFEFWHALRAEGVKTQLVIYPNEGHAFHDPAHRRDVLERALNWFETEMPAK comes from the coding sequence ATGGCTTTGGTAGATCTTCGCAGGTGCTCGCTCTCTTTTGGTTTCATCGCCTTTACCGTTCTATCGACATTTGGAACCACCATCGCAGCGAGAGCAGAGGCCGACAAGACCTCCTCAATCCCCAAAGATCCCCGGATTGGTTCGCTCATTGAGACGCTTGGCCAGACTAAAAACCCCACCTCCGTAGCCATCTCGCCCGACGGAACCACCGTAGCCTGGTCGGTCCGGACCCACGAAGGCAGTCAGATTCAATTGTCAGACGTTGCGAATCCTGATGCCGCCAAGGAAAAGATCGTCACCACCGGCTCAGGAGCGACCAACTGCAGCAGCTCCGATCCGAAGTGGTCGCCTGACGGAGAAGCCCTCGCCTTCATCTCCGACTGCACCGCAAAGACTGATCAGCCGGGACAAGAACAGGTCTTTCTCTGGTCGAAAACCTCAGGCGAATCCAAGCAACTCACGCACCTCAAAGGCGGACTGGACTCCCTCGCCTGGTCACCAGACGGAAAGTCGATCGCTTTCCTCTTCGTCGAAAATGCCACACGCAGCGCAGGTGCTCTAGCCGCCATGAAGCCATGGTCGGGCGTCATCGGCGAAGATTCGTTGGAAATTCAAGGAGTGTACGGAGTCGACATCTCGGCCGGAAAAGGTGCATGGCTTATTCCGGCTACACCGGATCAACATACATATGAATTTGCCTGGTCACCCGATTCGAAGCAGATTGCTTTCGTTGCCGCGAGCGCACTTGGCGAAAACAACTGGTGGGTGGCAAAGCTCTTCGCAACAAAGGTGGATCAGATCCTTCATGGAGAAGCTGCGGGCTCAAAAAGCGCAAATGCCTGCGTTTATATTGAAAACCGGTGTTATTACCAAGCGCGGATGGTCCTTGATCCAAGGAGTGTCTCAGGTCCTCTCCACAACCTACAGATCGCCGTCCCCCGCTGGTCCCCAAACGGCACACAGATCGCCTTCATCGGCGGCATCATGAGCGACCAGGGATCCACCGGCGGCGATCTCTACCTGATCCCCTCCGCCGGAGGCGAACCGAAGGACCTCACCCCAGGCCGCGCCGCATCCATCGCCTACTTCGGCTGGGCTGGCCCCGAACTCATCGCCCTCGCCGAACACGTAGGCGGCAACAGCCACCTCACCGCCCTCGATCTCGCCACTGGCAGAGACATCCCGCAGGCCAGCGTCACCTTCCCAGAAACCATCGGTGCCGGCGGCCTGGCAATGAGCGTCTCCCTCTCCCACGAGCACACCATCGCGCTGATTCGCAGCTCCTTCGACCGCGCCCCCGAGGTATGGGCCGGTTCCCTCCACGACCTCAAGCAGATCACCCACCTTAACGACGGCCTCAAGCCCTCATGGGGCAAGACTGAGAACATCGAATGGACCAATGACGGCTTCAAGGTCCAGGGATGGCTCCTCTACCCCGCCAACTATGACCCCACAAAAAAATATCCCCTCCTGGTCAGCGTCCACGGCGGCCCCTCCGCCGCCGTCACCCCGCGCTGGCCCGGCGTCGGTTACGGCGGTGTTCCATTTTCCGCACTCGGATACTTCGTCTTCATGCCCAACCCGCGCGGCAGCTACGGACAAGGCGAGAAGTTCACCCAGGCCAACATCAAGGACTTCGGCTACGGCGATCTCCACGACATCCTCGCCGGCATGGACGTCCTCGAAAAACGGTTCCCCATCGACAAGAACCGTGAAGGCCTCACCGGCTGGAGCTACGGCGGCTTCATGACTATGTTCGGAGTCACCCAGACAACGCGCTTCAAGGCCGCGGTCGCCGGAGCAGGCATCAGCGACTGGAAGAGCTACTACGGCGAAAACTCCATCGACCAGTGGATGGTGCCATTCTTCGGCAAGACCGTCTACGACGATGCCGACGTCTACGCCAAGAGCTCCGCAATCGAATACATCAAGAAAGTAAAGACTCCAACCCTGGTCGTCGTCGGCGATCGCGACGGCGAGTGCCCCGCTCCGCAGAGCTTTGAGTTCTGGCATGCTCTCCGCGCCGAAGGCGTAAAGACGCAGTTGGTGATATACCCGAACGAGGGGCATGCGTTCCACGACCCCGCGCATCGCAGAGATGTTCTCGAGCGGGCTCTCAACTGGTTCGAGACAGAGATGCCCGCGAAATAG
- the nusB gene encoding transcription antitermination factor NusB produces MGTRRKSRELTMQMLFQGDLGKQSPAEVQKLFWASVEDVDAETRGFAEDLYRIATTRDEEIDKLIEEHAQNWRLERMPVVDRNLLRASVAEMLGFPNTPAAIIINETLEIGRRYAAPESIHFLNGVLDAIARDLLKKRLA; encoded by the coding sequence ATGGGGACACGCCGCAAGTCGCGCGAACTCACGATGCAGATGTTGTTTCAGGGAGACCTGGGCAAACAGTCTCCCGCGGAGGTTCAGAAGCTTTTTTGGGCTTCGGTCGAAGATGTCGATGCCGAGACGCGTGGGTTTGCCGAGGATCTTTATCGCATTGCGACGACTCGCGATGAAGAGATCGACAAGCTGATTGAAGAGCATGCGCAGAACTGGCGGCTGGAGCGGATGCCGGTGGTAGATCGAAATCTGCTGCGGGCTTCGGTGGCGGAGATGCTGGGCTTTCCGAATACACCTGCTGCGATCATCATCAACGAGACGCTGGAGATTGGACGGCGATATGCTGCGCCGGAGTCGATTCACTTTCTTAATGGCGTTCTGGATGCGATTGCGCGGGATCTGCTGAAGAAGCGGTTGGCGTAG
- the ribH gene encoding 6,7-dimethyl-8-ribityllumazine synthase, translated as MIKGITHVSAIASGAEFDRISSLFSALGFEQGKGWQDAEGRGSAFLAPIGNLEFVTGREPAVPTVLIEVTQLDHIRALVEKWLLASYRTEEIPDILSAAELTHWNSRLFTVQITTELRIGFWQSENPLHGQPEAVEGDLSAANMRFAVVTTRWNTVITDRLLQGSLDALHRSGAARKDIEIVRVPGAWEVPSAARTLAESKRFDAIITLGCLLRGETAHYEAIYNEVARGIGQSQQETGVPHAFGVLTCETLEQALDRAGLKAGNKGFEAASAAIEMVSIQRKLAAQNGQVKK; from the coding sequence ATGATTAAGGGAATTACGCACGTCAGCGCGATTGCATCGGGGGCTGAGTTTGACCGTATTTCGAGCCTCTTTTCTGCCCTTGGCTTCGAACAGGGCAAGGGATGGCAGGATGCGGAGGGTCGCGGGTCCGCGTTTCTTGCGCCGATTGGCAATCTCGAGTTTGTTACGGGCAGGGAACCGGCGGTTCCAACTGTGCTGATCGAGGTCACGCAGCTGGATCACATTCGTGCGTTGGTGGAAAAGTGGTTGCTTGCGAGTTACCGCACGGAGGAGATTCCGGACATTCTTTCTGCCGCTGAGCTGACTCATTGGAACAGCAGGCTGTTTACGGTGCAGATTACTACCGAGCTGCGGATTGGGTTTTGGCAGTCGGAGAACCCGCTCCATGGCCAGCCTGAGGCTGTTGAGGGTGACCTGAGCGCTGCGAATATGCGGTTTGCGGTGGTGACGACGCGCTGGAATACGGTGATTACCGACCGGCTGCTACAGGGCTCTCTCGATGCGTTGCATCGTAGCGGCGCTGCACGGAAGGACATTGAGATTGTTCGTGTTCCCGGGGCGTGGGAGGTTCCGTCGGCCGCTCGCACGCTCGCGGAGTCGAAGAGGTTCGATGCGATCATCACGCTGGGATGTTTGCTTCGAGGGGAGACGGCGCACTACGAGGCTATCTACAACGAGGTGGCGCGGGGGATCGGCCAGTCGCAGCAGGAGACCGGTGTTCCGCATGCGTTTGGAGTGCTGACCTGCGAGACGCTGGAGCAGGCGCTTGACCGCGCGGGGCTGAAGGCGGGGAACAAGGGCTTCGAGGCGGCCAGCGCGGCGATTGAGATGGTGTCGATTCAGCGCAAGCTCGCGGCGCAGAACGGCCAGGTGAAGAAATAA
- a CDS encoding enoyl-CoA hydratase/isomerase family protein — protein sequence MNYETLLCEIKDQVARVTLNRPQVLHALNTQVFNELEAVFSTLAADPAVLVILLTGAGEKAFAAGADIKELAATDAAAGEAKARRGQAVFRLIETCGKPVIACINGFALGGGCELAMACTIRLASETARLGQPEVKLGLIPGYGGTQRLPRLVGQPMALKLLLTGEMINAAEALRIGLVDEVLPADKLMERSEALARTIVAMAPLAVAACLEAVRDGSEISLEEAIDMEAKIFGRLCGTADKEEGTKAFLEKRPAVWTGR from the coding sequence GTGAACTACGAGACGTTGCTGTGCGAGATAAAGGATCAGGTAGCGCGCGTCACGCTGAACCGCCCCCAGGTGCTCCACGCCCTCAACACCCAGGTCTTCAACGAACTGGAAGCCGTATTTTCAACACTCGCCGCAGACCCCGCCGTCCTGGTCATCCTCCTCACCGGCGCAGGCGAAAAGGCCTTCGCGGCCGGCGCAGATATCAAAGAGCTCGCCGCCACCGACGCAGCCGCAGGAGAGGCCAAGGCCCGCCGCGGTCAGGCTGTCTTCCGCCTCATCGAGACCTGCGGCAAGCCCGTCATCGCCTGCATCAACGGATTCGCCCTCGGCGGCGGCTGCGAGCTGGCCATGGCCTGCACCATACGCCTCGCCAGCGAGACCGCGCGCCTCGGCCAGCCCGAAGTCAAGCTCGGCCTCATCCCTGGCTACGGCGGAACCCAGCGGCTCCCACGCCTCGTCGGCCAGCCCATGGCGCTCAAACTCCTGCTCACCGGCGAGATGATCAACGCCGCCGAGGCCCTGCGAATCGGCCTGGTAGACGAGGTCCTGCCCGCAGACAAGTTGATGGAGCGCTCCGAAGCTCTCGCCCGCACCATCGTCGCCATGGCCCCCCTGGCCGTCGCCGCATGCCTCGAAGCAGTCCGCGATGGCAGCGAGATCAGCCTCGAAGAAGCCATCGACATGGAAGCAAAGATCTTCGGCCGCCTCTGCGGAACCGCCGACAAAGAGGAGGGCACAAAGGCCTTTCTGGAAAAACGTCCCGCAGTATGGACCGGACGATAA